The genomic segment TCCAAATGTATGTCCTTTATCTGAATCGTATGTTTGTATCGTTTTATGAAAGACCATCCGTGCTTCTTGCCAAAGATCTTCTGATTCATAACTTTTAAGATAGTACTCTTTTGTTAATTTGATTACTAGAGGATGATAACGCTCAAATAAAATTTTGAACGGATACCCATCTCCATGTTTGATTTTGCGAATCAGTTCTTCATCGCTCATAAGAGAGAGTGTCTCTTCTTCATCTGCCAAACCTTTTCCTCCTTTAATGGCTAAATTAGTAAGATTAGATACCTAACGCGAGTTATTTCAATTGTCTACCATTCTCGAAAACTCTCAAAATAACAAACAGTCACTTTAGTACTTCGTTAGATCATCTCTTAATTTTTCTAATCTGTCCATTTGATGGTGAGTCCAAGGTGAGTTTCTTCTATAATCCTGTAAGTGGTAAGCTTTTGCGTCAGCCTCTATTGCTTTTTTTACACGTTTAACGTCACTAAAAAGTTCATTAGCTGATTTTCGTAAAGCTCCTTTTTGAAAAACGACCCATTGTTCCGCCAGATCACTTGTTGCAACGGTCACTTGCATAATCAAGGTACTCTCTATTCCAACAATCCGTTCAATATAACTATCCGCAGTTTCTCCTTCTTTTGTGAAAATAACTGATAATTGATATTTTTGATACGACTGTTGAATTCCAGGAACAAATTGAGCGTCAAATACTACGCGAATTTCTATACCTGTATACTTTTGGTAATTAGAAAGTTCATGTAACAACGCATCTCGAGCATCTTCCATCTTATCTT from the Carnobacterium inhibens subsp. inhibens DSM 13024 genome contains:
- a CDS encoding NYN domain-containing protein, with the translated sequence MKKELLIVDGYNIIGAWPHLVKLKNQDKMEDARDALLHELSNYQKYTGIEIRVVFDAQFVPGIQQSYQKYQLSVIFTKEGETADSYIERIVGIESTLIMQVTVATSDLAEQWVVFQKGALRKSANELFSDVKRVKKAIEADAKAYHLQDYRRNSPWTHHQMDRLEKLRDDLTKY